From uncultured Pseudodesulfovibrio sp.:
ACTCGGAAACCCTGATAACCATGAAGCTCGGAGGGTCCATCTCATCAGGCAGGTCGTTCTGCACCGACAACACCTTGAAACGCAACTCGTCATACAAAGTGTCGTAGTCGGTATCATCCAAAAACTTGACCATAATGGATGCACGTTGGCGGAATGACCGGGACCGGATGAATTCCACTTTCTCCAGATCCTGCAATGCATCCTCAATTTTGCGCGTGACCAATGTCTCCACTTCTTCGGGGCTGGCACCCGGCAGAAAACCACTGATAATCACCTTGCCCATGCGCACGTCGGGATACCGTTCAACCGGCAGATCAAAGACGCAAAAAACACCCACCACCATGAGCAACACGAATAAGAGATTCACGAAGACTTTCTGACCAAGCGTCAGACGTATCAAATTCTGGACCGGAGAATATTTTTTCATCATTCGATCCTCAGACTGCTATGGATGGAGCAAAAACATATCGCCGGGCTGTACATCAGGGCTTGAAACACGTCGCTTGTCGCCATCTGCAGAACCGAGCAGGACAACTCGCACCCGTTCACCGTCCGGGGTCATGAGAAAATGCTCTTCATACGCCTTGATAAGCGCGGAGGAGGGCACCTCGACAGCGCCACCGGGGTCTGGCAATTCTATGACCAACTCGCACCGGATACCGCCACGGAATTCAATATCACCCTTGGATATTTCCAAATCCACATTGATTTTACGCGACTGAGGATCAAAGCCGGGGGATACCCGTTCGACCTGCGCCTGAATTGTGCTGTTCAAATCTGTGAGCCGGAGCGAAATCGTCTCACCCATATCTTTCAGCGCTCGATATTCTTCACTAGTCAAGGCAAAGGGGACAAGGAGGACATCATATCGTCCCAATTCTGCAACCTTTTCGCCTTTGGTGATCCATTCGCCGGGTTCAACATACCGGGTAATGACCTTCCAACCCGACGGGCCGGTCAGAGAAAACCGTTTCATGCGCTCAATGAGCACACGTTCTTCCACCTGTTTTGCGCGAAGTTGTTGCAGGGCGGCCTGATGGGCCCGCACGTTAGAATCGAGAGTGGACTGAGCCGCATTCTGATTCTTGACCAGAGCCTCGTACCGCTCTTTTTCCTTTTTGTTATAAACGAGATCACTTTTCAGACGTTGTTGATCAGTCCGATTGGTATCCAAATCCAAATGAATAAATGTCGTATCCAACTGCGCGAAAAGACCATTTGCACCCAACGTGTCACCCACGTCAGCCGTAACGCTCTGCACTCGGCCGGATTCCTCGGTAACTAGGGTCATAGAATTTCTAGCTCGTGTAAAACCGGTCAACGCAGATCGACGGGCGGCAGACTGTGCCACGAATGTCTCCGTAGATCTCGGAGGAGGAGTCTGACTCTGAGCTTCTGCTTCCGCGGCCTGAACAAGCCCGCTCCCTGGAACTGCGGCCTCTGTCGTGGCCTCGCTGCCACAGCCGCCAAGTAGAAACATTCCCGTCAACAAAAAGGGAAGTCCTGCGAGAAAAAATCTTGAGCATGATTTATATATGTGCATGTCATTTTTCCTTTTTTCCGGGACGCATCCAAAAATCGAGAATACGGTCCATCAACATATCCATATCTACACCATCATGGAGCACGTCGACTTGACCAGTACTGACAAGATGCGCCAATCCATGAACACCGGACCACAAAGCAAAAACAAGAGTATCGACATCCACGGAGCCAAAATACCCGGTATCGATACATTCTTGTGCCGTATTGCGAAAATGCGTGTATGAATGCATGGAACTGGCTGCCCATTCGCCATCGAGATCAACCTGATCACAATTGGTGCTGAACATGAGATGATAATATTCAGGCTCACTCAATGCGAATTGAATATAACTTTTACCCCCGCTACGCATACGATCCATGGGGTCAGGGTAGCGCTTCATCCCTTCATGCTGCCGCTCGACATATCGTGCAAAACCTTCTTCTCGAAGCACCGATAAGATTTCACGTTTATTCTTGAAATATCGATAAATAGCACCGGGACTATACTCAATCACACCGGCAATCCGCCTCATGGATACATTTTCGAATCCTTCCTTTACAAAAAGATCCTTGGCCGCATCCAGAATGCGACGACGCATCTTTTCCCTTTCTCGCTCACGCCTGTTTTTCGTACTCATAATCGCCTGCTAGCAAACTGTGTTCACTTTGTAAACAGCGTTCACAAAATGTCACAAAGTCTCATTCAAATGACACACTTCAACAGCCTTCAATCACCCTCAATGCAATACGGACTTCATGGCGCAACGGACAACTATATGGTGAAATGGACGTATTATATTGAAATAAATAGGACCGGCTGAATTGTTATATTTGACCACTGTTGCGACATGAAATCGGCGTCTATCCGTTTCATCGTCCAAATTTTCAGCAACAACCCCGATGATTGCATCCAGATGCTTTTCCTTACCTTCCGCAACCCAATATGTTTCGCGGTCAGATTCCACGACAGTAAAAAAGTCTGCCTTTTCTCCGGGGGAGAAAGGAATCGATTCTACAGTAAACCGTTTTTTGTCCGGTATTTCCTGTTTCCCTTGTCCAAGGGACTTCAAAAGCCAAACACGCACTCTCCACAAGGCTCGCATCCAAGCCGGTTGATAGGATAAAACACCAGCCACAAATTCAAGTAGCGCAGCTTCGCCTTCACCTGATTTTACATCGATATGGTCTGCACTCCTCATGAACTCTGCCAAAGAAGCGACATGTGACAACCGTTCGTCATTCATAACTCCTCCTTACAAGAACACCATCAAAAACCACATCCAAAAGCGGCTCTACTCCAGCCATTTGAATCTCTGGATCAAATGTTTCTGAGGTCAACCCTTGAATCAGACCTGTAAGATAAAGACTCCAACACACGGAACCAAGTGCCAATGCATCTACGTTGCGCCTAATTTCGCCTCGCTCTTTGGCTGCATCCACAAGAATTTTAAACCGGACCATTACATCCTTAACTTGGCCATTGAACCTCTCTTTCCACTCGCCTGTTGCAAACACCGCCTCCTTGGCCACCGACTGAAGGAAAACAATGTTTGCTCTGTAATATCGATATAAAGACCCAGTTATTGAAAGGAATTGCTCCTTCAGAGAACCGTCAACCGGGACGGACTCGACGGCCTCCAGTGAGACTTCATTAATCTCGTCATAAAAGACAGACAGAAGCAGGGTGTTCTTATCCTTGAAGTGAAGAGAAATCGTTCCAAGACCTACCCCGGCAACTTCTGCAAGACCACGCATGGTCGTTTTCTCAAAACCCAATTCTATAAATTGGGCACGAGCGGCTTGCAGAATCTTCTCCCTAAGATCGAGTTTCCGTTGATCACGCAGAGTCATTTTTGTCATTTGGACGTCCTTTTTATGAACACGTTCATCTACTGAACATGTTCATAAAACGACTTTCTCTTTTTGGTCAACTATTAAATTTAGATGAATATAAGGAATAACCTTGGTCAATATGATCCTATTCTCAAAGAATCTCTCGAATTACCACTTTTACACAGTGTATCATCGCATCTTAAAAACATAGCTAACCATATTAACTGATATAGTTAGCTATGTTTAGATTGTAAACACTCAAAATATAATGATTATGACTTCAAAACGTCAAGAATTTCAATATTGGCAGCCTGCCATGCAGGATAGGCCCCTGCAACAACACCAAGCAGGCAGGAACCAACCAGTGTGATCAATAAATTGGTAGGTTCAATAACCACAGGCAGTCCGGCAAGAGAGCAACCGACAACAACCAAAACAATTGTTGCAAGTACGCCAAATCCACCGCCGACGGCCGCCATGAGTCCCGACTCAAAAAGGAACTGACGGATGATATCGCGTCGGCGTCCACCCACCGCTCGACGCACGCCGATCTCGACTCGTCGTGCCCGAACCACCAAAATCATAATTGAGAGAATACCAAGACCGCCGACGCCAAAGGAGATTGAAGAGGTGATACCACCCAACGTGGTCATGAGTTCCAAGGCCTGCCTTTGTAATTTCATGGCATCCTTTGGTGACATGGCACTGAAGTCATCGGGTTCTCCAGGATCAATGTTGTGACGCTGGCGCATGATTGACTGTACAGCACCATCCACCACATCACGGCCCGCATCTTTGGATAACCTCAGGAACACGCCACTTATCCATGTCTGATTGCTGGCTCGACGCATATAGGTTGTGATCGGAACAAGCATAATTTCGTCCTGATCCGTTCCAGAGACATCACGCCCTTTCGCTTCCATCACGCCTATAACCCGAAAACTTGCCCGATAAAGATAAATCTGTTGCCCAACAGCGTTCGCAGAATCATCGAATAAAGCCTTGGCTATGGTTTGTCCCAACACACACACCATGGCTCGATCCTCAACTTCCTTCCAATCAAAAAAACGTCCATATTCCGGCCTGAAATTACGGATATCCTGATAATTCGGCCACGCCGCCAGAACCACGGCATTCACCGCATTTCCATTACCACGCACCTGCATTGATTGCGTAACATAGGGGGTTCCCTCCAAAACGGATGGAACGCCATCTATCAAGGCCTGCGCATCCTGAACCGTAAAATTCCTGGTGACACCAGAGAGTCGAGCACTACCGCTTCTGGTAAAACGAACCTGACCGGCCATGACGGAGTAAAGATTGGGACCAAGTTTTTCAGTCTCCAATTCAGCCCGTTTAACCATAATCTTTGAAACATGCTGCACACCGGTAAAAGCCAATGCACCGAGGAAGACACCCATCATAGCCAAAATTGCACGCAGCTTATGTGCAGAAAGCGATGATACGGCGATTCTAAAGTTAAGTGGAAGCAGCATTGTTTAATTTCCGTCGTAGGCGGTCAAAATTCTATTTATAGCAGGATCTGTTCCACGCTATATTGCCATTAAATATATGTTGCCACAACCGCTCAAAGGCATGCCCTGTGTTATTCTCATCAAGAGGGTCTTGCTCGATCATCCGCAAACAATATTCATAAAAAGCCTTGGGTCGAGTTCTGATACGCTCACCAGTTACACAGAAATTGCCTGTGGGAGCGCGAGCGATAATTTGCTTTGGCATTGGGGCGGAAAACAACTGCTCAAATACTTCCCCTACAGGTATGTCTTTACCCCAACCCGACCAACGCCCCTCATTCTCAGGCTTACGCAAATCATGAGGCTGACCTAATCGATCACATTTGAGCTTAAACCACGCCAATCCTTTAAAGGGGGTAGAGCGATCCACAATGTCTACAAGCTGATTTCGCAGAGTTTTGATAGCAGCACGACCTCGATCATCAATATGATCAAAAGGGTCACCCTGCAAAAAAACATTCATAGTGGCTAGCTGGTCATATTCACTTACTATGTGCGTAAAATAGGTATGCGCTTCTCGCCCGATATTATCGAGATGACGTGTGTTTCTGGCGGGATTATCACTCTTGTCGTACACAACGTAATCATATCCCAAAGCATCGACCCAACCAATGTCTTCATTATACTTAGCTATGATCACTTTGACATTATCACGCATATAATTGCCTTCAACTCTAGATTTTCAACCGCAACACTCTTCAACGTCATGCTCTAATTCTAATTTTCTTCTTCCTATTAGAATTTTTTTATCAAAATCACTGCTTTTTCGTTATTTGCCAGTATGATTATTCCC
This genomic window contains:
- a CDS encoding efflux RND transporter periplasmic adaptor subunit is translated as MHIYKSCSRFFLAGLPFLLTGMFLLGGCGSEATTEAAVPGSGLVQAAEAEAQSQTPPPRSTETFVAQSAARRSALTGFTRARNSMTLVTEESGRVQSVTADVGDTLGANGLFAQLDTTFIHLDLDTNRTDQQRLKSDLVYNKKEKERYEALVKNQNAAQSTLDSNVRAHQAALQQLRAKQVEERVLIERMKRFSLTGPSGWKVITRYVEPGEWITKGEKVAELGRYDVLLVPFALTSEEYRALKDMGETISLRLTDLNSTIQAQVERVSPGFDPQSRKINVDLEISKGDIEFRGGIRCELVIELPDPGGAVEVPSSALIKAYEEHFLMTPDGERVRVVLLGSADGDKRRVSSPDVQPGDMFLLHP
- a CDS encoding TetR/AcrR family transcriptional regulator, with protein sequence MSTKNRREREREKMRRRILDAAKDLFVKEGFENVSMRRIAGVIEYSPGAIYRYFKNKREILSVLREEGFARYVERQHEGMKRYPDPMDRMRSGGKSYIQFALSEPEYYHLMFSTNCDQVDLDGEWAASSMHSYTHFRNTAQECIDTGYFGSVDVDTLVFALWSGVHGLAHLVSTGQVDVLHDGVDMDMLMDRILDFWMRPGKKEK
- a CDS encoding DUF2867 domain-containing protein, which encodes MNDERLSHVASLAEFMRSADHIDVKSGEGEAALLEFVAGVLSYQPAWMRALWRVRVWLLKSLGQGKQEIPDKKRFTVESIPFSPGEKADFFTVVESDRETYWVAEGKEKHLDAIIGVVAENLDDETDRRRFHVATVVKYNNSAGPIYFNIIRPFHHIVVRCAMKSVLH
- a CDS encoding TetR/AcrR family transcriptional regulator, whose translation is MTKMTLRDQRKLDLREKILQAARAQFIELGFEKTTMRGLAEVAGVGLGTISLHFKDKNTLLLSVFYDEINEVSLEAVESVPVDGSLKEQFLSITGSLYRYYRANIVFLQSVAKEAVFATGEWKERFNGQVKDVMVRFKILVDAAKERGEIRRNVDALALGSVCWSLYLTGLIQGLTSETFDPEIQMAGVEPLLDVVFDGVLVRRSYE
- a CDS encoding ABC transporter permease, with the protein product MLLPLNFRIAVSSLSAHKLRAILAMMGVFLGALAFTGVQHVSKIMVKRAELETEKLGPNLYSVMAGQVRFTRSGSARLSGVTRNFTVQDAQALIDGVPSVLEGTPYVTQSMQVRGNGNAVNAVVLAAWPNYQDIRNFRPEYGRFFDWKEVEDRAMVCVLGQTIAKALFDDSANAVGQQIYLYRASFRVIGVMEAKGRDVSGTDQDEIMLVPITTYMRRASNQTWISGVFLRLSKDAGRDVVDGAVQSIMRQRHNIDPGEPDDFSAMSPKDAMKLQRQALELMTTLGGITSSISFGVGGLGILSIMILVVRARRVEIGVRRAVGGRRRDIIRQFLFESGLMAAVGGGFGVLATIVLVVVGCSLAGLPVVIEPTNLLITLVGSCLLGVVAGAYPAWQAANIEILDVLKS
- a CDS encoding DUF3431 domain-containing protein, with amino-acid sequence MRDNVKVIIAKYNEDIGWVDALGYDYVVYDKSDNPARNTRHLDNIGREAHTYFTHIVSEYDQLATMNVFLQGDPFDHIDDRGRAAIKTLRNQLVDIVDRSTPFKGLAWFKLKCDRLGQPHDLRKPENEGRWSGWGKDIPVGEVFEQLFSAPMPKQIIARAPTGNFCVTGERIRTRPKAFYEYCLRMIEQDPLDENNTGHAFERLWQHIFNGNIAWNRSCYK